A genomic region of Psychrobacter sp. M13 contains the following coding sequences:
- a CDS encoding class I SAM-dependent DNA methyltransferase: MTKNFSQTAAFIWSVADLLRGDFKQSQYGRIILPFTLLRRLECVLEEHKANVVTESLRIAEMGLSEEAQEKFLIRASKRPFYNISPMDLSKMGQSDIKDNLNTYVQSFSKDAREIFEHFKFEEFVGQLADANLLYKVVQKFANTDLSPEAISNHEMGFVFEELIRRFAESSNETAGEHFTPRDIVRLTTSLVFMEDDSVLSKEGIIRTIYDPTAGTGGFLSSGMEYVLELNPDAVMRTYGQELNPESYAICKADMLIKGQEVNNIKLGNTLSSDQLAGEKFDYMLSNPPFGVDWKKISGEIKDEHDQKGFDGRFGAGLPRVSDGSLLFLMHLLSKMRPIVSNELASEQETDNRSTQNTNQTNNQGSRIGIILNGSPLFTGGAGSGESEIRRYILEADLLEAIIALPNDMFYNTGIATYIWILSNKKADERRGKVQLIDGSNLYSKMRKSLGSKRNEMSEDDAKIIIRSFGDFEVVDARVLDKPEEVKSNRGRQSANPTNAPAKTFASKIFATHEFGYRRITIERPLRLSAQLSDAAIETLRYASKPFDMVMPALYEAFGSHWTTDSDSNDSSKSYGDLSAVALEARAMIKADFSELKEKQIKDVLDPKVWQDQLAIMTKAKALQAVIQKEHGTSQFDDFNAFEKVFKQALNDADASLDISLDAKEKKQIIDAITWKNPEAEPVIKKAVKVANPIYGAFSYTDPASKTKIVEFQTDSDLRDYENVPLNPEVTTTELIENYFVREVQPHVPDAWINSEKTDAIDEEIGIVGFEIPFNRHFYVYEPPRPLADIDADLDAVSTEIMQLLGEVHS, translated from the coding sequence ATGACCAAAAACTTCTCTCAAACAGCGGCTTTCATCTGGTCTGTCGCTGACCTATTGCGCGGCGACTTTAAGCAATCTCAATACGGTCGCATCATCTTGCCCTTTACACTACTGCGCCGCCTAGAGTGCGTGTTAGAAGAGCACAAGGCCAATGTCGTCACCGAAAGCCTGCGCATCGCTGAGATGGGTCTATCGGAGGAAGCACAAGAGAAGTTCTTGATACGCGCCAGCAAGCGACCGTTCTACAATATCTCGCCGATGGATCTGAGCAAGATGGGTCAAAGCGATATAAAAGACAACTTAAATACTTACGTGCAATCCTTCTCTAAAGATGCGCGTGAGATATTTGAACATTTCAAGTTTGAAGAGTTTGTCGGGCAACTTGCAGATGCTAATTTACTGTATAAAGTGGTGCAGAAATTCGCCAATACCGATCTAAGCCCTGAGGCTATATCTAATCACGAAATGGGCTTTGTGTTTGAAGAGCTGATTCGCCGCTTTGCTGAAAGCTCAAATGAGACGGCAGGCGAGCATTTTACCCCGCGTGATATCGTTCGCTTGACTACGTCACTGGTGTTTATGGAGGATGATAGTGTTCTGAGCAAGGAAGGCATCATTCGCACGATATATGATCCGACAGCGGGCACTGGCGGCTTTTTGTCCTCGGGTATGGAATACGTGCTAGAGCTAAACCCTGACGCGGTGATGCGTACCTACGGGCAAGAGCTAAACCCTGAGTCCTACGCTATCTGTAAAGCCGATATGCTGATCAAAGGACAAGAGGTCAATAACATCAAGTTGGGCAATACCTTATCCAGTGATCAGTTGGCAGGCGAGAAGTTTGACTATATGTTGTCCAATCCGCCATTCGGGGTAGACTGGAAAAAGATATCAGGCGAGATCAAAGACGAGCACGATCAAAAAGGCTTTGACGGTCGCTTTGGGGCTGGCTTGCCACGGGTGTCTGATGGCTCGCTGTTATTCCTCATGCATCTGCTAAGCAAGATGCGTCCTATCGTTAGTAACGAGCTGGCTAGTGAGCAAGAGACGGATAACAGAAGCACGCAAAACACCAATCAAACCAATAATCAAGGCAGCCGTATCGGTATTATTCTCAATGGGTCACCGCTATTCACGGGCGGTGCGGGGAGCGGTGAAAGTGAGATTCGCCGTTATATCTTGGAGGCTGACTTATTAGAAGCCATCATCGCCTTGCCAAACGATATGTTCTATAACACCGGCATTGCGACCTATATCTGGATATTAAGCAATAAGAAAGCGGATGAGCGCCGTGGCAAGGTGCAATTAATCGACGGTAGCAATCTATATAGCAAGATGCGTAAATCACTCGGCTCCAAGCGTAATGAGATGAGTGAAGATGATGCCAAGATCATTATTCGCAGCTTCGGTGACTTTGAAGTGGTAGACGCGCGTGTATTAGATAAGCCTGAAGAGGTAAAGTCGAACCGTGGTCGCCAATCTGCCAATCCGACCAATGCTCCTGCCAAAACCTTTGCCAGTAAGATATTTGCCACTCATGAGTTTGGCTATCGCCGTATCACGATTGAGCGTCCGCTACGTCTGTCTGCGCAGTTATCCGACGCGGCTATCGAAACCCTACGTTATGCTTCTAAACCGTTTGATATGGTCATGCCAGCGTTATATGAAGCTTTTGGTAGTCACTGGACGACTGATAGTGACAGCAATGACAGTAGTAAAAGCTACGGCGACTTATCAGCAGTCGCCTTAGAAGCACGGGCAATGATTAAGGCAGACTTTAGCGAGCTGAAAGAAAAGCAAATCAAAGATGTGCTTGATCCTAAGGTTTGGCAAGATCAGCTCGCGATTATGACTAAAGCCAAAGCCTTGCAAGCGGTCATTCAAAAAGAGCATGGCACGAGCCAGTTCGATGATTTCAATGCGTTTGAAAAAGTGTTTAAGCAAGCGTTAAACGACGCTGATGCCAGTTTAGATATTAGTCTTGACGCCAAAGAGAAAAAGCAGATCATAGACGCTATCACTTGGAAAAATCCTGAAGCAGAACCCGTCATCAAAAAAGCGGTTAAGGTTGCCAATCCGATTTATGGTGCATTTAGTTATACTGACCCTGCCAGCAAGACCAAAATAGTCGAGTTCCAAACCGATAGCGACTTACGTGATTACGAAAACGTACCGCTCAATCCTGAGGTGACAACTACTGAGCTGATCGAAAATTACTTTGTCCGTGAAGTACAGCCGCATGTGCCTGATGCGTGGATAAATAGCGAAAAGACTGATGCTATCGATGAAGAGATTGGCATTGTGGGCTTTGAGATACCGTTTAACCGTCATTTCTATGTGTATGAGCCACCGCGTCCGCTTGCTGATATCGATGCAGACTTGGATGCTGTTAGCACTGAGATTATGCAATTATTGGGTGAGGTGCATTCGTAA
- a CDS encoding acetyl-CoA C-acetyltransferase gives MTETAYIYDSIRTPRGKGKKDGSLYQASPIWLVRGLLKEMEQRHNLDTSLVDDVVLGCVTPVGEQGSDIARTAVLDAGWAQSAAGLTLSRFCASGLESINLAAAKVMSGMEDLVVAGGVESMSRVPMGSDGGAWYMDPRVNAATAFVPQGVGADTIATLKGFSRSDVDAFATESHRRAANAWEQGYNDKSVVPVTDINGMLLLDKDETIRPNTTVETLAGLNPSFIMPGQMGFNSVILDKYTTIEKVNHVHHAGNSSGIVDGAAICLVGSAAAGKKAGLKPRAKITMASVIGSEPAIMLTGPTPACQKALDKAGMKASDIDLWEINEAFAAVPMNTAHDLGISLDIVNVNGGAIAMGHPLGATGAMLMTTVLDELERRDLKTAMLTLCVGGGMGIATIIERV, from the coding sequence ATGACTGAGACCGCTTATATCTATGACAGTATTCGTACCCCGCGTGGTAAAGGCAAAAAGGACGGCTCTTTATACCAAGCATCGCCTATATGGCTGGTTCGTGGTTTATTAAAAGAGATGGAGCAGCGTCATAACCTAGACACTAGCTTGGTAGATGACGTGGTACTTGGCTGCGTCACTCCAGTAGGCGAGCAGGGTTCTGACATTGCTCGTACTGCGGTTCTCGATGCTGGCTGGGCACAGAGCGCCGCAGGCTTAACGTTATCTCGATTCTGTGCTTCAGGTCTTGAGTCTATTAATCTTGCTGCGGCCAAAGTCATGTCGGGCATGGAGGATTTAGTCGTCGCAGGTGGCGTCGAGTCAATGAGCCGCGTGCCTATGGGATCTGATGGCGGTGCATGGTACATGGATCCACGAGTCAACGCGGCTACTGCCTTTGTACCACAAGGGGTTGGCGCTGATACTATAGCCACGCTAAAAGGCTTTAGTCGCAGCGATGTTGACGCGTTCGCTACTGAATCACATCGCCGCGCTGCCAACGCTTGGGAGCAGGGCTATAATGATAAATCAGTTGTGCCCGTCACAGACATTAACGGCATGTTGTTATTGGATAAAGACGAAACCATTCGTCCAAATACTACGGTTGAGACGTTAGCAGGGCTGAATCCTTCTTTTATTATGCCTGGTCAGATGGGTTTTAATAGCGTCATCTTGGATAAATACACCACTATCGAAAAAGTAAACCACGTCCATCATGCAGGTAATTCATCGGGTATCGTTGACGGTGCGGCGATATGCTTAGTTGGTAGTGCTGCTGCTGGCAAAAAAGCGGGCCTTAAACCGCGTGCCAAGATTACTATGGCCTCGGTTATTGGTTCAGAACCAGCCATCATGCTGACTGGTCCCACGCCTGCTTGCCAAAAAGCGCTAGATAAAGCGGGTATGAAAGCCTCTGATATTGATCTGTGGGAGATCAACGAAGCCTTTGCTGCGGTTCCTATGAACACCGCTCATGACTTAGGTATCTCGCTTGATATCGTCAACGTCAATGGTGGCGCTATTGCTATGGGTCATCCGCTAGGTGCTACGGGTGCTATGCTAATGACTACGGTTTTAGATGAGCTGGAGCGCCGTGACCTCAAAACCGCTATGCTGACGTTGTGCGTCGGTGGTGGTATGGGTATTGCGACTATCATTGAGCGAGTATAA
- a CDS encoding acyl-CoA dehydrogenase family protein, with protein sequence MSINAFAAKWMTEEHEMVYDSALKMFQSWEDRDEGWRENGMIDRDAWEEAGEMGFLCASIPEEYGGGGGDFGHEAAILLAQAQANQAGYGGMVHSGIVAPYIYKLGTEEQKKSLLPKMATGEYVGAIAMTEPGTGSDLQAIKTFAKKDGDDYIINGSKTFITNGQHANIVLLACKTDRDKGAHGVSLILVETDGLEGFSRGRNLKKTGLAGQDTSELFFSNVRVPQKNVLGGMEGLGFMHMMQELPQERLIIALSGCGAMKLALELTLDYVKQREAFGKPIWKFQNTRFKLAEVQADYLAVKALCDSAVEAQIEGKLDAAQASLIKYWVTEKQCKTMDECLQLFGGYGYMSEYPIARMYADARVQKIYGGTNEIMKELASRFM encoded by the coding sequence ATGAGTATTAACGCATTTGCAGCAAAATGGATGACCGAAGAGCACGAAATGGTATATGACAGTGCTCTAAAAATGTTCCAAAGCTGGGAAGACAGAGACGAAGGATGGCGCGAAAACGGCATGATTGATCGTGATGCTTGGGAAGAGGCTGGCGAGATGGGCTTTTTATGTGCATCAATACCAGAAGAATATGGCGGCGGCGGTGGCGACTTTGGTCATGAAGCTGCTATTTTATTAGCGCAAGCGCAAGCGAACCAAGCAGGGTATGGCGGTATGGTGCATTCAGGTATTGTAGCGCCCTATATCTATAAGCTTGGCACAGAAGAGCAGAAAAAATCATTGCTACCTAAAATGGCAACGGGCGAATACGTTGGCGCTATTGCGATGACGGAACCTGGTACAGGGTCTGACTTACAAGCCATCAAGACCTTTGCTAAAAAGGATGGTGATGACTATATCATCAATGGCTCAAAGACCTTTATCACTAACGGTCAGCATGCCAATATTGTGCTATTAGCTTGTAAGACAGACCGCGACAAAGGTGCTCATGGCGTCTCTCTTATCCTCGTTGAAACGGATGGTTTAGAAGGTTTCTCACGTGGTCGCAACCTTAAAAAGACGGGCCTTGCTGGTCAAGATACCTCAGAGCTATTCTTTAGTAATGTCCGTGTGCCACAGAAAAACGTACTCGGCGGTATGGAAGGTCTAGGCTTTATGCACATGATGCAAGAGTTGCCACAAGAGCGCCTGATTATTGCTCTAAGTGGCTGCGGCGCTATGAAACTGGCTTTAGAGCTGACACTCGATTATGTCAAACAACGTGAAGCCTTTGGCAAGCCGATTTGGAAGTTCCAAAACACGCGCTTTAAGCTCGCTGAGGTACAAGCGGACTATTTAGCAGTAAAAGCCTTGTGCGATTCAGCAGTGGAGGCGCAAATAGAAGGTAAACTTGACGCCGCGCAAGCCTCGCTCATTAAGTACTGGGTAACTGAAAAACAGTGCAAAACTATGGATGAGTGCTTACAGCTATTCGGTGGTTACGGTTATATGTCAGAATATCCAATCGCTCGTATGTATGCTGATGCTCGCGTACAAAAAATCTACGGTGGCACTAATGAGATAATGAAAGAGCTAGCCTCGCGCTTTATGTAA
- a CDS encoding 3-hydroxyacyl-CoA dehydrogenase NAD-binding domain-containing protein — MTTNTDSIDAINNLANFLAQRDDDGIVTVTIDQSDRKMNVIGDGFTEAFAAMAGSFINDESAKGLILTSAKDSFVVGADIDQLSNIETAEQAFDLVEDLKASLRKLETSGKPVVAAMTGTALGGGLELALACHYRIAIDSPKTKLGLPEVKLGLLPGGGGTQRLPRLVGIQKALELMTQGVELRAKAALDIGLIDAIATDKDDMLAQAKEWIKANCSAQQPWDKKGFKIPGGNSMHPKVVQVFSIAPAMANQKSHGNYPAITHIMSSVFEGCIVDIDTGLELESRFFAACVLSPESRNMINTLWTQLNSIKKGQSRPDGIERYKTKKVGILGAGMMGAGIAYVSAKAGLEVVLLDTELAGAEKGKAYSINLLDKAISRKRSNEDKKQALLDRIKPTVSYDDLADCDLIIEAVFENREIKAKCTQQSEAVIPESAVYASNTSTLPITGLAQASKRPQQFIGLHFFSPVDKMPLVEIIVGEKTDDDTLAKAFDYVLQIGKTPIVVNDSRGFYTSRVFGTYVSEGVTMLGEGVHPRSIEVAGMKTGMPMPPLALQDEVSLSLALLVSEQQQKDMEAEGKTMAMRPSYNILKTLVKEHDREGKKNGKGFYEYPDKGDKHLWPELVNLYPTAPEQPSQEDLVDRLMFIQANESAKCFEENVVRSVADTNIGSIFGWGFAPHQGGTLQFINSMGVEQFVARSRQLAKQYGERFEPANILVEMASSGKEFVDG, encoded by the coding sequence ATGACTACAAATACAGACAGCATTGACGCTATAAACAATTTAGCCAATTTTTTAGCGCAGCGTGATGATGACGGTATCGTCACCGTCACTATCGATCAAAGCGATCGAAAAATGAACGTTATCGGCGATGGGTTTACCGAAGCTTTTGCCGCTATGGCGGGCAGTTTTATTAACGATGAGTCTGCTAAAGGTCTCATCTTAACCTCAGCAAAAGACAGCTTCGTGGTTGGCGCGGATATCGATCAGCTCTCTAACATTGAAACCGCTGAGCAGGCTTTTGATCTGGTCGAAGACCTAAAAGCTAGTTTACGTAAACTTGAAACCTCAGGTAAACCTGTAGTCGCTGCCATGACAGGAACGGCATTGGGCGGCGGGCTTGAGCTGGCACTAGCCTGTCACTACCGTATAGCGATTGACTCTCCAAAGACTAAGCTCGGTCTGCCAGAAGTTAAGCTAGGATTATTGCCGGGTGGCGGTGGTACTCAGCGCCTGCCAAGGCTCGTCGGTATTCAAAAAGCGCTTGAGCTGATGACGCAAGGGGTTGAGCTAAGAGCTAAAGCGGCATTAGATATCGGTCTGATTGATGCGATAGCTACCGATAAAGATGATATGTTAGCGCAAGCAAAAGAGTGGATCAAAGCCAATTGCAGCGCGCAACAACCTTGGGATAAAAAAGGCTTTAAAATCCCAGGTGGTAACAGTATGCATCCTAAAGTGGTGCAAGTGTTCTCTATCGCGCCTGCCATGGCCAATCAAAAGTCGCATGGTAACTATCCTGCGATTACCCATATCATGTCTAGCGTCTTTGAAGGCTGTATCGTCGATATCGATACCGGTCTTGAGCTTGAGTCGCGCTTTTTTGCCGCTTGTGTGTTATCGCCCGAATCTAGAAACATGATCAACACCCTTTGGACGCAGCTTAATAGCATCAAAAAGGGCCAGTCTCGTCCTGATGGCATTGAGCGCTACAAAACCAAAAAAGTAGGCATCTTAGGCGCGGGTATGATGGGCGCAGGTATTGCCTACGTTAGCGCTAAAGCAGGACTAGAGGTCGTATTGCTTGATACCGAACTAGCGGGTGCTGAAAAAGGCAAAGCGTACTCTATTAATCTGTTGGACAAAGCCATCAGTCGCAAACGCTCAAATGAGGACAAGAAACAAGCGCTACTAGATCGTATCAAGCCGACCGTCTCTTATGATGATCTAGCAGACTGCGATCTAATTATTGAAGCGGTGTTCGAAAATCGTGAAATCAAAGCCAAGTGTACTCAGCAGTCTGAAGCCGTGATTCCAGAATCAGCGGTTTATGCGTCTAACACCTCAACCTTGCCTATCACTGGATTGGCCCAAGCGAGCAAACGTCCACAGCAATTTATTGGTTTACATTTCTTCTCGCCCGTCGACAAGATGCCTCTGGTTGAAATCATTGTGGGCGAAAAGACCGACGATGACACCTTAGCCAAAGCTTTTGATTATGTATTGCAAATCGGCAAAACCCCAATCGTCGTTAATGACAGTCGCGGGTTTTATACTTCACGCGTATTCGGCACTTATGTGTCAGAAGGCGTCACCATGTTAGGCGAGGGCGTACATCCGCGCAGTATCGAAGTTGCTGGTATGAAAACCGGCATGCCTATGCCGCCACTAGCGCTACAAGATGAGGTGTCACTAAGCTTAGCCTTGCTTGTGAGCGAGCAGCAGCAAAAGGATATGGAAGCGGAGGGTAAAACCATGGCGATGCGCCCGTCGTACAATATCCTCAAAACTTTAGTCAAAGAGCATGACCGTGAAGGTAAAAAGAACGGTAAAGGCTTTTATGAGTATCCCGATAAAGGCGATAAGCACTTATGGCCTGAGCTGGTGAACTTATATCCAACCGCCCCAGAGCAGCCAAGCCAAGAGGATTTAGTGGACCGTTTGATGTTCATTCAAGCTAACGAGTCGGCTAAATGTTTTGAAGAAAACGTCGTGCGCTCAGTGGCGGATACCAATATCGGCTCTATCTTTGGTTGGGGTTTTGCGCCGCATCAAGGCGGTACATTGCAGTTTATTAACTCTATGGGTGTCGAGCAGTTTGTGGCCCGTAGTCGTCAGCTTGCCAAGCAATATGGCGAGCGTTTTGAGCCAGCTAACATCTTGGTAGAGATGGCTTCAAGTGGCAAGGAGTTTGTAGATGGCTAA
- a CDS encoding CaiB/BaiF CoA-transferase family protein: MANNDSLHPSAISQMSDCLQGLRIIDLTRNLPGPFATRLLADLGAEIIKIEPKGGDPARALGGLFDALNHGKTIEKVDFRDDKGIASVKTYLKNADVMLDSFRPGVLKGMGLDAQTLHAINPKLVIVSITGYGMVDDNDVTHDWADKAGHDINFMAMSGVLDQLKTAKGEQAMPNVQFADLAGGSDTAVIALLAAVFAAQRTGKGRHVAVSMTHSLYNHMIMPKATGTLVKSFSGQNPPPQHDFLGGLLPCYCLYKTLDNRYMAVGSLELKFWQGLCEVLELPELKDAHWQRGVMPNLSASKEAAAKVTKRFASQPLTHWQDLFAAADVCVTPVLTLEEAKAHPLFAHQDNHQATSGWQRVS, from the coding sequence ATGGCTAATAATGATAGTTTACATCCATCAGCTATTAGTCAAATGAGCGATTGCTTACAAGGATTGCGCATCATAGATTTGACGCGCAATCTGCCGGGGCCTTTTGCCACGCGTTTGCTTGCTGATTTGGGCGCTGAAATTATAAAAATCGAGCCCAAAGGCGGTGATCCCGCTCGCGCTTTGGGTGGATTGTTTGACGCCTTGAACCACGGTAAAACTATCGAAAAGGTTGATTTTCGTGATGACAAGGGCATAGCGTCAGTCAAGACGTACCTTAAGAATGCTGATGTCATGCTCGATAGCTTTCGTCCTGGAGTGCTAAAGGGTATGGGTTTAGACGCCCAAACCTTGCATGCGATAAACCCAAAGCTGGTCATCGTCTCGATTACCGGCTATGGCATGGTTGATGACAACGACGTGACTCATGACTGGGCAGACAAAGCCGGTCACGATATCAACTTTATGGCGATGAGTGGCGTACTTGATCAGCTAAAGACTGCTAAGGGCGAGCAAGCTATGCCCAACGTCCAGTTTGCAGACTTGGCAGGCGGTAGTGATACCGCAGTGATTGCCTTGTTAGCAGCGGTTTTTGCCGCGCAGCGTACGGGTAAAGGCCGGCATGTCGCAGTCAGCATGACGCATAGCTTATACAATCACATGATTATGCCCAAGGCGACAGGCACGCTAGTTAAGAGCTTCTCAGGACAGAATCCACCGCCTCAACATGACTTTTTGGGTGGACTGCTACCTTGCTATTGCTTATATAAAACTTTGGATAATCGTTACATGGCAGTAGGGTCACTAGAGCTGAAGTTCTGGCAAGGGTTATGTGAAGTGTTAGAGCTGCCTGAGCTCAAAGACGCGCATTGGCAGCGCGGTGTGATGCCGAACCTATCTGCTAGCAAAGAGGCCGCCGCCAAAGTCACTAAAAGGTTTGCTAGTCAACCACTCACACATTGGCAAGATCTATTTGCAGCAGCAGATGTCTGCGTGACGCCTGTACTAACCTTAGAGGAGGCAAAAGCACATCCATTATTTGCTCATCAGGATAACCATCAAGCGACATCAGGTTGGCAGAGGGTTAGCTAA
- a CDS encoding transposase, whose protein sequence is MPRYIRSYTKGATYFFTLVAYDRRPIFCERDFLQAFRESIKQVQQQYPFEIIAWIQLPDHLHCIWKMSTDGTNYSQCWSRIKRLTTQACPQYHLPHESLSQSSIDRNEKGLWQRRFHEHQINSEEDFIKHIDYIHYNPVKHGLVERAADWNHSSFHRYVKSGFYSADWGESIIEFSADFIEGLE, encoded by the coding sequence ATGCCGCGCTATATTCGATCATATACCAAAGGCGCGACTTATTTCTTTACACTAGTTGCTTATGATAGACGACCTATATTTTGTGAAAGAGATTTCCTGCAAGCTTTTAGAGAAAGCATCAAACAAGTTCAACAGCAATATCCATTTGAGATAATCGCTTGGATTCAGCTTCCTGACCACCTGCATTGTATTTGGAAAATGTCGACGGACGGCACAAATTATAGTCAGTGCTGGTCGCGTATAAAACGCTTAACGACGCAAGCCTGTCCGCAATATCATTTACCTCATGAAAGTCTGAGTCAGTCGAGCATAGACAGAAACGAGAAAGGCCTATGGCAGCGTCGTTTTCATGAACACCAAATAAACAGCGAAGAAGATTTTATAAAGCACATCGACTATATACATTATAATCCTGTAAAGCATGGTCTGGTTGAAAGAGCAGCTGATTGGAATCATTCTAGCTTTCATCGCTATGTAAAAAGTGGTTTTTATTCAGCAGATTGGGGCGAGAGTATCATTGAGTTTTCAGCAGATTTTATAGAAGGTTTAGAGTGA
- a CDS encoding M48 family metallopeptidase yields MTTPQAQSKLNEVYDFLISFEGMINPDNIRFSRWLRDAQALRKSNPAEGFLMEALVYFLQGKLDKAVDYAEKSYRFDKVVACNDYTTILSSAGQFEQAMTLALTNLQEDNFNAHALNRLIIDSSITLDKNTLSKGLSLFKDPNDKYKAIISLGYSTLKRLDEEASMLEQSKVNIKDFITVSSIATRALNSCYFGISKIKMNLQHNEVGTFLIVDEKIPNIDIDDCFVIHDKYTDKLIDSELSFKDYKRIVYNFLPFEDDELSEFEINRQQGILV; encoded by the coding sequence ATGACCACACCTCAAGCACAGTCTAAGCTTAACGAAGTCTATGACTTTCTGATATCTTTTGAGGGGATGATCAATCCTGATAATATTAGATTTAGTCGTTGGTTAAGAGATGCTCAAGCCTTACGTAAAAGCAATCCTGCTGAAGGCTTTCTGATGGAAGCTTTAGTATACTTTTTGCAGGGTAAACTCGACAAAGCGGTTGATTATGCAGAAAAATCTTACCGATTCGATAAGGTAGTCGCTTGCAACGACTATACTACTATTTTATCTAGTGCTGGACAGTTCGAACAGGCTATGACGTTAGCCTTAACAAACTTACAGGAAGATAATTTTAATGCGCACGCCTTAAATAGATTAATTATAGATTCATCTATAACACTAGATAAAAATACTTTATCAAAAGGTTTATCTCTATTTAAAGATCCTAATGATAAATATAAAGCGATAATAAGCTTAGGTTATAGTACTTTAAAGAGATTAGATGAAGAAGCTTCTATGCTAGAACAATCAAAAGTCAATATTAAAGACTTTATAACCGTTTCATCTATAGCAACTAGGGCTCTAAATTCATGCTACTTTGGTATAAGTAAAATCAAGATGAATCTTCAGCATAACGAAGTAGGTACATTCTTAATCGTAGATGAAAAAATACCAAATATTGATATTGACGACTGTTTTGTTATCCATGATAAGTACACTGATAAGTTGATTGATAGTGAGTTATCTTTTAAAGATTATAAACGTATCGTCTATAATTTTTTGCCTTTTGAAGATGATGAGTTGTCAGAGTTTGAGATAAATAGACAGCAAGGGATTTTAGTTTGA
- a CDS encoding restriction endonuclease subunit S codes for MAKYQQYDEYKDSGIEWLGDIPNSWGVTHLKFVASIVGRIGFRGYTVDDIVDEGQGAIVLSPSNVDNDQFSLEKKSYLSWAKYFESPEIMVEENDILLVKTGSTFGKSTIVREVGEPMTINPQMVLIKKSSIDSRFLSYLFNSSLIKAKIEVSNTGSGMPTMTQENINNFPIPLPATKIDIKIANFLDHETAQIDTLIEKQQTLIQLLKEKRQAVISHAVTKGLNPDAPMKDSGVEWLGDVPEHWVVTKFSHCAQIRNGLVDPKAPNFKNLVLYAPNHIEKGTGKIVYKETAEEQGADSSKYLCYKGEVIYSKIRPALAKVAICEEETALCSADMYPINAVNGLDNRFLYFFMLSDNFTKAAILDSDRVAMPKINRESLSDYRLPVPLVIEQMEICRFIADQNTKLEELESKAIKAIQLMQERRTALISAAVTGKIDVRGWRAADVL; via the coding sequence ATGGCGAAGTATCAACAGTATGATGAGTATAAAGATTCGGGTATTGAGTGGTTGGGGGATATTCCTAATAGTTGGGGCGTTACTCATTTGAAGTTTGTAGCTTCTATAGTTGGTAGGATTGGATTTCGTGGTTATACAGTTGATGACATAGTTGATGAAGGACAAGGAGCTATAGTATTAAGTCCTTCTAATGTAGATAATGACCAGTTTTCTTTAGAAAAAAAATCTTATCTAAGCTGGGCTAAGTATTTTGAGTCTCCTGAGATTATGGTGGAAGAGAATGATATTTTACTAGTTAAAACTGGTTCTACTTTTGGGAAGTCAACAATTGTTAGAGAGGTTGGAGAGCCTATGACAATTAATCCACAAATGGTGTTAATAAAGAAATCTAGTATAGATTCTAGATTTCTGAGCTATTTGTTTAATTCTTCTTTAATTAAAGCCAAAATTGAAGTAAGTAATACCGGTAGTGGAATGCCTACCATGACGCAGGAAAATATAAATAACTTTCCAATTCCTTTGCCTGCTACAAAAATTGATATCAAAATCGCCAACTTCCTCGACCATGAAACCGCTCAAATCGATACTTTAATCGAAAAACAGCAAACCCTTATCCAACTGTTAAAAGAAAAGCGCCAAGCGGTGATTAGTCATGCGGTGACTAAAGGCTTAAACCCTGATGCACCGATGAAAGATTCAGGCGTTGAATGGTTGGGAGATGTGCCTGAGCATTGGGTAGTAACTAAATTCAGTCATTGTGCTCAAATAAGAAATGGGTTGGTTGATCCTAAAGCTCCTAATTTTAAAAACTTAGTTTTATATGCGCCCAATCATATTGAAAAGGGTACAGGTAAGATTGTCTATAAAGAGACAGCCGAAGAACAAGGTGCAGATAGTAGCAAGTATCTTTGCTATAAAGGGGAAGTAATCTATAGCAAGATAAGACCTGCATTAGCAAAGGTAGCTATTTGCGAAGAAGAAACCGCGTTGTGTAGTGCCGATATGTACCCAATAAATGCAGTAAATGGATTGGATAATCGTTTCTTATACTTTTTTATGCTGTCAGATAACTTTACAAAAGCAGCAATTTTAGACTCTGACAGAGTTGCAATGCCTAAGATAAATAGAGAGTCTCTAAGTGACTATAGACTACCTGTACCCCTAGTTATTGAACAGATGGAAATATGCAGATTTATAGCCGATCAAAACACTAAGCTTGAAGAGCTAGAATCTAAAGCAATTAAAGCCATTCAACTCATGCAAGAACGCCGCACGGCTTTAATATCTGCTGCGGTTACGGGTAAGATTGATGTTCGGGGTTGGCGGGCGGCTGATGTTTTGTAG